The genomic stretch AGGATGCAGAAAAAGATTATAAACTTATGAGAGATGTTTTAAAACTTTTAATAAGATATAAAACCCCGATGTGTATATCCACAAAAAGCGATTTGATATTAAGAGATTTTGATTTGATAGATGAGCTTTCAAGTATAGTACCTGTAAGAATAGCGACAACTATAACAGCATTAGATGAGAAATTGTCATCATTAATAGAGCCTAATGTAATAAGCCCGGAGAGAAGATTAAATATATTAAAAGAGTTTAAAAATACAAAAGCTATAACGGCGGTTCATACTATGCCAGTAATGCCTTTTATAACAGAAAATGAAATTGAAAATATTTTTAAAAAAGTAAAAGAGTATAATATAGACTACTGTGCCGCAGATGTACTAAAATTAAGAGGCGAATGCAGAAAGATATATCTTGATTTTGTTAGGCGTACATTTCCAGAGCATTATAAAAAATATTTGTATATTTACGGAAGCGACGGACTTTTAAAAGATGAATATAAAGAAAAACTATACTCAAAAATAGAGGCATTAGAAGAAAAATATAATATCAAATACAAAACTAAAGAAGAACTCAATACAGAAGACAGTGTTTATAACAGATATAAAAACAAGGTTATGGAAGAAGAGCCTAGTTTGTTTTAGGATTTATTGTATTTTTTATATATTCTTGTTATAATAGGTATATATTTTTTTTAGGAATTATTATGTACAGACAGACAGACAGACAGACAGACAGACAGACTAAAAAATATTTTATAAAAATTATTAACCCCACACTTCTATTTTTATATAGAAGTGTGGGGTTTTTGTGTTTAACTAAAAAGAAGGATATATATAATGAATAAGGTAATGAATATATGTTTAATTTCAGATGATAAATTTGTAGAATATATTGCTACATTAATAGTATCAATATTAAAAAACTCTTCTGAAAATGATAATTTTTGTTTTCATATTATTGAAGATGGTATTAGAGAAGAAAATAAGAATAAATTATTAATGCTTAAAGAGATTAAGGATTTTGAAATAAAGTTTTATAAACCCAATTATAATAATATAGAAAAATATAAAAAATGGCAGGAAATATTCAAAAAAAATAGTTATCCAGTATGGCATTACAGTGTTTTTATTAAACTAGATATTCCGATTATATTAAAAGATTTGGATAATGTATTATTTATAGATGCAGATTCTATAGTATTAGGAGATATTGATTTTATATATGATGTAGATATATCAAATTATTTTTTTGTTTCTCAATTTTTTTATTATAAAAGTCTAAAAAATCTTTATCCGAATTTATATAAATACATATTAGATATAGGCTATAAAAATCCAGAGTATAATTATGTTTCTAGTCAGGTACTAATATTTAATATAAAAAAAATAAAAGAAATATTTAAAAAAGAAGAATATTATTATAATAAAATTGATGAATGTATAGATAAATACATTAATTCAATCTTTACAGAAGAGCATATATTTTTATATGTGTTTAGAGATAGTATTGCTTTCTTAGATTTAAAAGTTGATTGTAATGAAAATACAGAGAAAATTATAATTTCAGATTATTTTGCTTCTTCTGGTAAGCCACTAAAATATGGATTTGATAAACCAATAAATGAATATTATTATAAGTTTTGGGAATATTTTTCTTTAACTCCATTCTTCAAAGAAAATTATTTTAAATATATGGAAATATTTTCTATTAACAGAACTAGAAAAGCTTTATATAAATTAACTGATAAAATAGTATGGTTTGTTCCTTTTAGGGGTATGAGAGATAGAATAAGAAAAAATATTATTAAAGATATAGATGAAATTATGAAATATAACTAATTTTAAAATTTATATAATTATACTTTTTTTATTATTTATAAGTATACTCAAAAATATAGAAGCATTAGAAGAAAAATATAATATCAAATACAAAACTAAAGAAGAACTCAATACAGAAGACAGTGTTTATAACAGATATAAAAACAAGGTTATGGAAGAAGAGCCTAGTTTGTTTTAAATATTGTTTAATATAGTTAAACAATTTTATTATCATTTTTAAATGCAATTTTAGTTAACAATAAGTAATAAACTCTGCTGCTCATTCACTTTTTCTATTGTGCTTACAATATAGTAATAGTTTGTAAATCTAAGTTTTAGAAAAGATCAATTCAGCACCTACAGTTGACAAATTTAAAAATTTTTAGTATATAGTATATCTGTAAATTATATTAAGTATTAAATTTCTATAATAAAATTTATTTTGTAATCAAATAAATATATATATATTATTAATTTCAAAAATTATTGACAAAAATATATACAATTACAAAAAAATTTATTATACTTATAGTAAGAATTGATGTTTATATGTGATGTTGGTATACATAATACTTTATTTTATCATATCGCTCATCTTCTTATCAAAAAATATATTTTAATAATCTGGAGTTCTTTATATGAAGGATAAAATTTTCGGTGTACTGCAAAGGGTTGGAAGATCATTCATGCTTCCTATAGCTGTGCTTCCTGTAGCAGGTTTGTTTTTAGGTATAGGAAGTTCATTAACTAATACTACAATGCTTGAAACCTATAATTTAATGGGTATCTTGGGTCCGGGTACTATTGCCTATGATATATTATCAGTATTAAGTGAGGCTGGTAATATAATATTTGGGAACCTGCCTATTATATTTGCTATGAGTGTAGCTATAGGTATGGCAAAAAAAGAGAAAGAGGTAGCTGCTTTATCTGGAGCTATAGCATTTTTTGTAATGCATGCTTCTATAGGTAAGATGATACAGGTTATGGGCGGAGCTGATAAACTTTTGGCTGGTTCTACTACTAATGTTGTAGGTATATTATCACTTCAAATGGGTGTATTCGGCGGTATTATAGTAGGTCTTGGAGTAGCTGCTTTGCATAATAAATATTATAATATAGAGCTTCCTCAAGTATTGTCATTTTTCGGCGGTACAAGATTTGTTCCTATAATATCTTCTATAGTATTTTTGGTAGTAGGTATATTAATGTATTATGTATGGCCTCCAGTACAGGTTGTTATGAATAAATTAGGCGACTTAATAGCTGGTTCTGGTTATATAGGTACTTTATTCTACGGTATAATAGAAAGAGCATTAATACCTTTCGGACTTCACCATGTATTCTATACGCCTTTATGGCAGACTTCACTTGGTGGTACTATGATGATAGACGGCAATTTGGTAGAAGGTGCTCAAAATATATTCTTTGCTCAGTTAGGCTCTCCTACAACAACTGCTTTCAGTGTTGAAGCTACTCGTTTTATGACTGGTAAATTCCCATTTATGATATTCGGTTTACCTGGTGCTGCTTTGGCTATGTATAAAACTTCAAGACCAGAAAAAAGACAGGTAGTAGGTGCTTTGCTTTTCTCTGCTGCTCTAACTGCTATGCTTACTGGTATTACTGAACCTATAGAGTTTACATTTATATTTGTAGCTCCTATATTCTATGCTATTCACTGTGTACTTGCTGGTATATCTTTCATGCTTATGCATATACTTCATGTT from Brachyspira murdochii DSM 12563 encodes the following:
- a CDS encoding SPL family radical SAM protein, whose protein sequence is MIKYREINCKSALNKIDNEYGFCYDLNIYRGCLHKCYYCFAVYSHKYINSKDFFGEIFVKKNIAEVLEKELSSRNWNRDIINLGSVTDNYQDAEKDYKLMRDVLKLLIRYKTPMCISTKSDLILRDFDLIDELSSIVPVRIATTITALDEKLSSLIEPNVISPERRLNILKEFKNTKAITAVHTMPVMPFITENEIENIFKKVKEYNIDYCAADVLKLRGECRKIYLDFVRRTFPEHYKKYLYIYGSDGLLKDEYKEKLYSKIEALEEKYNIKYKTKEELNTEDSVYNRYKNKVMEEEPSLF
- a CDS encoding glycosyltransferase translates to MNKVMNICLISDDKFVEYIATLIVSILKNSSENDNFCFHIIEDGIREENKNKLLMLKEIKDFEIKFYKPNYNNIEKYKKWQEIFKKNSYPVWHYSVFIKLDIPIILKDLDNVLFIDADSIVLGDIDFIYDVDISNYFFVSQFFYYKSLKNLYPNLYKYILDIGYKNPEYNYVSSQVLIFNIKKIKEIFKKEEYYYNKIDECIDKYINSIFTEEHIFLYVFRDSIAFLDLKVDCNENTEKIIISDYFASSGKPLKYGFDKPINEYYYKFWEYFSLTPFFKENYFKYMEIFSINRTRKALYKLTDKIVWFVPFRGMRDRIRKNIIKDIDEIMKYN
- a CDS encoding PTS transporter subunit IIABC — protein: MKDKIFGVLQRVGRSFMLPIAVLPVAGLFLGIGSSLTNTTMLETYNLMGILGPGTIAYDILSVLSEAGNIIFGNLPIIFAMSVAIGMAKKEKEVAALSGAIAFFVMHASIGKMIQVMGGADKLLAGSTTNVVGILSLQMGVFGGIIVGLGVAALHNKYYNIELPQVLSFFGGTRFVPIISSIVFLVVGILMYYVWPPVQVVMNKLGDLIAGSGYIGTLFYGIIERALIPFGLHHVFYTPLWQTSLGGTMMIDGNLVEGAQNIFFAQLGSPTTTAFSVEATRFMTGKFPFMIFGLPGAALAMYKTSRPEKRQVVGALLFSAALTAMLTGITEPIEFTFIFVAPIFYAIHCVLAGISFMLMHILHVTVGMTFSGGFIDLLLFGIIQGNAKTNWIWIVIVGVVYFFVYYFLFSALIKKFDWKTPGREPDTEEPKLYRRSDVEAAKNAGKEGEVSPASKYEEAPLITAGLGGKKNISDVDCCATRLRITVFDASKVDDSLLKQSGAAGIIKKGNGIQVIYGPKVTVIKSRLEDYLHDPISDEEVSVNTANTAAEPVKQEEKKEEPAADKKSENKAAALVDKVYAPIQGNIVKLESVKDEAFSSGAMGKGIAIEPKEGKVYAPFDGIIETAFPTKHAIGLTSDKGVELLIHVGMDTVKLGGAHFISHIEEGQKIKKGDLLLEFNIEKIRGAGYPTLTPVIVTNSDDYSEVGITSASSVNAGDDLLDVKK